Within the Salinibacterium sp. TMP30 genome, the region GGATCAAATTGAACTCAATTGTGGATGAGGCGATCATCGATGCGCTGTACCGCGCAAGCAATGCGGGCGTTCCGATCGACATCGTAGTGCGCGGAATTTGCTCACTGCGAGCGGGAGTTCCCGGGCTCAGCGAGAACATTCGGGTGCGCTCCGTCTTGGGGCGGTATCTAGAGCATTCACGCGTTTTCTTGTTCCATAACAATGGTGACCCTCAGGTGTTCATCGGCAGCTCAGACATGATGCATCGCAATCTCGACCGACGAGTCGAAGCCCTGGTACGCATCGTTGAGCCCGACCACATCGAGGAACTTGAGTACATGTTTGAGCTCGCCGTCGACGAAAATACGGCATCGTGGTGGCTCGATTCTGAGGGTAATTGGGTGCGCCATAGCCGGGCAGAGAACGGCGAACCTCTCAATGACCTACAGGATGTTCTCATGAAGCGAATCTCACAGCGCAAACGAGGCGGAGCTCGCCGGTGACCGCGACGACCACACCAGTGCTGGCCGCCGGCATAGTGTGCTGGCGAGTAGTCGACGGCAAACCACGGGTTCTGCTGGTGCACCGCACCGTGCATAAAGATGTCTCGCTGCCGAAGGGGAAACTAGATCCTGGCGAAACTCTGCCGGAGACTGCTGTTCGCGAAATATTCGAAGAGACCGGTCTTCGGGTCGATCTTGGTGCCCCACTCGGCCACGTGCATTACACGTTGGCCAACGGACGCGACAAGTACGTGCACTACTGGTCATCCGAAGTGAACGACCACGACCTCGAGCGCGCAAAGTTCACCCCCAACGACGAAATTTCATCACTCGAATGGCTGCCGCTCTCTAAAGCCCGAAAGAAGGTCAGCTATACCCACGATGTTGATGTGCTTGACCGGTTCGCCGCACTTTATGAGGCAGGAAACGCACGAACCTTTGCGATGATTGCGGTTCGACACGGCAAAGCTGTGCCGGGCGAAACCTGGGATGGCCCCGACGCCACCCGCCCGCTCATGCACCGCGGCAGCGAACAGGCCGCCATCATCGCGGGCGGTATCGCTGCCTTCGCCCCCGAACGCATCGTCAGCAGCACGGCAGCCCGGTGTTTGGCAACCATCATTCCGCTGGCGGAGCGCACAGAACTGGTAATCAAGTCGACCGACGACATCAGTCAAGACTCTTACGCCGGCAACGGTAAGGCGGTGACCGCGCTAGTAGAGAAGAGACTGAAGAAGCAGCAGTCGACCGTCCTGTGTAGTCATGGTCCGGTGCTGCCGCAGATCATTAGCGCGCTGGCGGATGCTTCGCACACAAAGCCGGATGCTCAACTGCGCGCTGCGGCACTGCTGAATACCGGCGACTTCTCGGTGCTGCACTTTGCTCGCGATACCAAGAAGCCCCGACTTGTGGCGGTAGAAACCCATCATCCCTAAGGCCCACTCGCCACACTGAGCTTTCCGGGCGATGAATTCTTCCCCAATTCGCGAGAGAATGACGTGTACGTCAGTTTCTCGAAGGGACACAGTGAAGCTCACCCGCTTTGGCACCGTCAGCATCATCGCGATGACCACCGCCCTTACGCTTTCGGCGTGCGTGCCAACGCCCCCGGGTGATAGTGCCGGACTGACGGGCACAATTATCGGTGCAGGGGCGTCGTCGCAGCAGTCTGCGCAAGAGGCGTGGGTTCGCGGTTTTCAGTTGGCCAACGTGCAAGCTACGGTCGAATACGACCCCATCGGTTCTGGCGGTGGGCGTGACACCTTCCTCGGTGGCGGCGCCATTTTCGCCGCCTCTGACCGCGCCTTTACTGTCGACGAAATCGCCGAAGAAGAATTTATTTCGTGTGTTCCCGGCACCGGCATCCTCGAGATCCCGGCCTACATCTCACCAATCGCGATCATCTTTAACGTCGACGGCGTCGACTCGCTCAATCTCGATGCTGACACGATTGCCGCAATCTTCACACAAGCTATTGACCGGTGGGATGACCCGGCGATTGCTGAACAGAACCCGACCGTTGAGTTGCCCAGTCAGCGAATTACCGCCGTTCACCGCGCGGATGACTCCGGAACCACCGCGAACTTCACGAGCTATCTGGCAGAAGCCGCACCCAATTCATGGGATGTTGGCTCAATCGAAAAGTGGCCACGTGAGTTCGGCGGAGAAGCCGCACCACAAACATCCGGCGTTGTTGACGCGGTGACCAACGGAACCGGCACTATCGGCTACGCCGACGCATCGCGCGCTGGCGGTCTCGGAACTGTCGCGGTGAAGGTGGGCGACGAGTACGTCGAGTACTCCCCCGAAGCGGCAGCCGCCATCGTCGACGTCTCACCCTTCGGTGAGGGTCGTGGCCCCACCGACTTCGCGGTAGAAATCGACCGAGCATCCACTGCAGCCGGCGTGTACCCCGTCGTACTCATCAGCTACCTCATCG harbors:
- a CDS encoding phosphate ABC transporter substrate-binding protein PstS, which gives rise to MKLTRFGTVSIIAMTTALTLSACVPTPPGDSAGLTGTIIGAGASSQQSAQEAWVRGFQLANVQATVEYDPIGSGGGRDTFLGGGAIFAASDRAFTVDEIAEEEFISCVPGTGILEIPAYISPIAIIFNVDGVDSLNLDADTIAAIFTQAIDRWDDPAIAEQNPTVELPSQRITAVHRADDSGTTANFTSYLAEAAPNSWDVGSIEKWPREFGGEAAPQTSGVVDAVTNGTGTIGYADASRAGGLGTVAVKVGDEYVEYSPEAAAAIVDVSPFGEGRGPTDFAVEIDRASTAAGVYPVVLISYLIACNEYVANDRVDVVRGYLNYVISPEGQQAAAAGAGSAPISQRLFEKASAAVAAIK
- a CDS encoding NUDIX domain-containing protein, which encodes MTATTTPVLAAGIVCWRVVDGKPRVLLVHRTVHKDVSLPKGKLDPGETLPETAVREIFEETGLRVDLGAPLGHVHYTLANGRDKYVHYWSSEVNDHDLERAKFTPNDEISSLEWLPLSKARKKVSYTHDVDVLDRFAALYEAGNARTFAMIAVRHGKAVPGETWDGPDATRPLMHRGSEQAAIIAGGIAAFAPERIVSSTAARCLATIIPLAERTELVIKSTDDISQDSYAGNGKAVTALVEKRLKKQQSTVLCSHGPVLPQIISALADASHTKPDAQLRAAALLNTGDFSVLHFARDTKKPRLVAVETHHP